CCGGATCGCCGATCTCGGAATCGCCGTCATTCTGGTCGAGCACGACATGCGGCTGGTGATGGGGATTTCCGACCACGTCGTGGTGCTCGACGCCGGCACGCCGATCGCGGCCGGCACCGCCAACGTCATCCGCCGCGATCCGAAGGTGCTGGCCGCCTATCTCGGCGGCGCCGAAATGCGCGCGCGCGGCCGCGAGACGCCGTGGGACGGCTCGCGCGACGCGGTGCTGGACGTGATCGATCTGGTCGCCGGTTATGGCGCCGCGCCGGTGCTGCAAAAGGTCAATCTGCAAGTGCGGCCCGGCGAGATGGTGGCGCTGATCGGCGCCAATGGCGCCGGCAAATCGACCATGATGCGCGCGCTCTCCGGCCTGCTGCGCCCGGTGCAGGGCGACGTCATTCTCGACGACGAACGCATCGAGACGATCGAGGCGCATCGTATCGCCGCGCGCGGCCTCGCGCTGGTGCCGGAAGGCCGCCAGGTGTTTCCCGAACTCAGCGTCTACGACAATCTCGAACTCGGCGCCAACACGCGGACCAACGTCGACTACGCCGCCGAGATCGAAGCCGTGCTGAAGCGGTTTCCGCGGCTGCGCGAACGGCTGAACAGCCGGGCAGGGCTGTTGTCCGGCGGCGAGCAGCAGATGCTGGCGATCGCGCGCGGCATGATGGCGAAGCCGCGCATCCTGCTGCTCGACGAGCCGTCGCTGGGGCTTGCGCCCGCAATGATCAACGAACTTTACGACGTGCTCGCCGATCTGCGCGACGAGGGCATCACCATCCTCCTGGTCGACCAGATCGCCGTGCTGGCGCTGGCGGTGTCCGACCGCGGCTATGTGATCGACAGCGGCCGCATCGTCCGCGACGACAGCGCCGCGGCGCTCGCCAGCGATCCCGAGGTCGAGGCCGCTTATCTCGGCCATGCCGAAGCTGCGCAGTGACGCGCGCCCGTTCTTGTTCAGGAGTCCTTCCGTGACGTTCGATCTCATTCTCCGCAACGCCGCCGTCGTCGATCGTCCCGAGACGGCGCTCGACATCGGCATCAAGGCCGGACGCTTCGCCGCGATCGAGGCGGGCCTGCCGGCGACCGGCGCGCCGGAGCACGATTGCGGCGGCCGCCTCGTCGTGCCGGGCTTCGTCGAAACCCATATCCATCTCGACAAATCCTGCCTGCTCGGCCGCTGCAATTGCGAGAAGGGTACGCTCGACGAGGCCATCGCCGAAGTGGTGAAAGCCAAGCGCGGCTTCACCGAGGAGGACGTGTACCAGCGCGCGTCGCAGACGCTGGAAAAGGCGATCAAGAACGGCACCAATCAGATGCGCACCCACGTTGAAGTGGACCCGCGGGTCGGGCTCACCAGCTTTCGCGCGCTGAAGCAATTGAAGCTGGACTATGCCTGGGCGATCGATCTGCAGCTCTGCGTGTTTCCGCAAGAGGGCCTGCTCGACGATCCCGGCTGCGACGCGGTGATGCTGCAGGCGCTGCGCGAGGGCGCCGACGTGGTCGGCGGCGCGCCCTATATGGACAAGGATTCCCACGGCCAGATCGGCCGCATCTTCGAGATGGCCAAACAGTTCGGCGTCGATATCGACTTCCATCTCGATTTCGGCCTCGACCCGGCGCATCTCGATCTCGACGAGGTCTGCCGGATGGCGGACGCCACCGGCTGGGGCGGCCGCGTCGCGATCGGGCATGTGACGAAGCTGTCGGCGATGCCCAAGGCCGCATTCGACGCCGCGGCCAAGCGCCTTGCGGACGCCGGCGTCGCCGTCACCGTGCTGCCGGCGACCGATCTGTTTCTCACCGGCCGCGACGCCGAGTTCAACGTGCCGCGCGGCGTGACGCCGGCGCACTGGCTGCGTCATCACGGCGTCAATTGCAGCATCTCGACCAACAACGTGCTCAACCCGTTCACGCCGTTCGGCGACTGCTCGCTGATCCGGATGATCAATCTCTACGCCAACATCACCCAGGTCGCGGCGACCGCCGATCTCACGGGCTGCCTCGACATGGTGACGTCGGGCTCGGCGAAGCTGATCAACCGCGCGGATTACGGCATCGCCGTCGGCCATCCGGCCGATCTCGTGGTGCTGGATTGCGCCACCAAGGCGCAGGCGGTCTGCGAGATCGCGCAGCCTTTGTTCGGGCTGAAGCGCGGCCTGCGCACATTCGACAAGCCCGCCGCAATCCTGCACAAGCCGAACTGATCTCGCCGCGCGGCGACAACAAGAAACTCACGGAGATGACGATGCCGGTCGACGACAATCTGAACGCGTTCTGCACCCATGGCCGGGGCGATCGGCGGACGCAGGACAGCGGCGCGCTGGCCGGGCTGACCTTCGCGGTGAAGGATTTCTTCGACGTCGCGGGTCTGCCGACCGGCGCCGGCAGCCCGGAATGGCTGGCGACCCATCCGGTGCCGACGCAATCCTCGCCCGTGGTCGACCGGCTGTTCGCCGCCGGCGGCACCATGGTCGGCAAGACCCACACCGACGAGATGGCGTGGAGCCTCAATGGCGAGAACGCGCATTACGGCACGCCGATCAATCCGGCCGCGCCGGGGCGGATTCCGGGCGGCTCGTCGAGCGGCTCGGCCGCGGCCACCGCCGGCGGGCTGGTGGATTTCGCGATCGGCTCGGACACCGGCGGCTCGGTGCGGCTGCCGGCGAGCTATTGCGGCGTCTACGGCATCCGCACCACGCATGGGCGGATTCCGCTCGACGGCGCGGTGCCGCTGGCGCCGAGTTACGACACCGTCGGCTGGTTTTCGCGCAGCGCTGCGCTGATGGCGCGGGTGGGTGAGGTGCTGCTCGACGGCGTCCGCGCGCCGCGGCGGCCCAAGCGCGTGCTGATCGCGCGCGATCTGTTCGCCGCGCTCGAGCCGCGCGTCGTCGAGGTGTTGCAGCCCGGGCTCGCGCAGCTCGCCGCGATGCTCGGCGAGCCCGAGCCGGTCGAGGTCGCGGGCGATCAGCGCCCGGCATGGCGCAATGCGTTTCGCGTGCTGCAATCCGCCGAGGCCTGGGCGGCGCATGGCGCGTGGGTGAACGCGGTGAAGCCGGCGTTCGGCCCCGGCGTCAAGGAACGCTTCGCCGCCGCCGCGGTGCTCGATCCGGCCGAAGTCGTCGCAGCGAAAGCGCTGCGCGACACCATCACGGCGACGATGCGGACGCTGCTGCAGGACGACGCCGTGCTGATCGCGCCGACCGCCCCCGGCATCGCGCCGCTGCGCAACAGCACGGGCGAGGCGCTGGAAACCTTCCGCGCCCGCTCGCTCGAACTGCTCTGCCCCGCCGGCCACGCCGGCCTGCCGCAACTGTCGCTGCCGCTCGCCACGCTCGACGACTGCCCGATCGGCCTCTCGCTGATCGGCGGTCGCGCCTGCGACGAGGATCTGCTGGCGCTCGCGGCGGAGCTGGAGGCGGGGAGCACGAAGCCGCGCTGAGGCCGGCGTCGCGCGTCTCACCGCTTCGCCGCGCACCGCGTCGGCCTCGCGCGCCGCTTGACTCGATAAGAACATAGTGTGAACAATTTCGCCGCGCAGTCAGGCCCGGAGGGCGATTCGATGGCCGATCTCACCTACTACGTGGCGCTGCCCTTCGCTGCGGCGGACGACGGCGTGGTGCCGGGTGAGCCGGCGGAGTGCCAGAGCGCATCCGCTGCCATCCGCAGGGCCGAGGTGCTGGCGCGGACCAGCGGCAATGCCGGCGCAGTCGCGTTCAGCCGCACCGGCGATCCCTTGATCGGCGAGTTTCACGACGCGGTGCTGCTCAAGGCGTTCGGCGATGTGCCGAGCGATCTGTCGGAGCTGTAGGGAGAGCGGGTGATTGCGCTGAGGTGGAGCCGGCGGGTACGTGTCGTGTGGTGCTGGCCGCATCACGGGGCGGCTGGCCCTGCAGTGACTCACGAAAACCTCTCCGGTCGATCGCGGCCACGGCCGGGTGCTGAATGCGTCGAGGCGGCTGCTCGATCCGGAATGGCTGGGGAACTAGGATTCGAACCTAGACAAACAGAGTCAGAGTCTGTTGTGCTACCGTTACACCATTCCCCACCGGAAAATGCCTCACGAAATCAGGCATTTACGCTGGTGCCGGGGCGCGGGCTGAATCGATCTGCCGGGCGCCTCGGATGTGGGGCGACTTCTAACGGGCTCGGCCGGTCCCCGCAAGGGCTTCCTGATGGCGAATGCCGGCTCGGCTGTGCAGAGGCGGGCGCCTCCCTTCGCCGCCAGCGCGACCTCGGCCGACAGGGGCGACCGTGGCAGTTGAGAACTCTTCCAATTGTCTGCAGGGCCGCGCTCGGTCATATCCGCCGCAGCGGGTGTGGCCATTTCGTCGCCGCGGCCCCTCGGAGCGCTGTATGGAAGAGCTGAACGGGCGAATGATCGCGTGCCAGATTCTGATCACCGGCCTGATCGCGCGGGTCGCCAATGATCAACCTGACCCGCTGCGCTTCCTCAGCGAATTTCGCGACGAGATCCGCGCGGTGGTGAGCGGAATCAGAATCGGCGGAGCCCTCGATGCCGACCGCGTCCGCATCATCGCGCAGCAGACCGTCGACGAATTGTTCTCGCTGATGAAGCCGCCGAGCCCGCCGTCCGAGTGACACCAGGCCTCACTATCCGCGCACCGCATGCCGACGCGCAAGGATTGCGCAAATGCTTGTCTGTTCGGCACAATCCGATTTTTCGGCCGGTCGTCTCCGGATGTTTGCGGAGGTGTTTGTTTAGAACCATTTTGATCTTGAGTGATTCCAATGCGACAAAGGCGCGCGCAAGTTGACCCTCAAAATGGCGGCCGATACCACGGGAAGCTGCAGGTAATTAGCAACTGCACTTTTCGGGGGCGATGGGCGATATGAATGGGGCAAAGGCGCCGAGATCGTTGCGCGCGGAAGCATCGATCCGGACTTTCAACGACGAACTCGACAATCACTACGGCCGCAAAGTGTCGGCCGTCGCCGGCATGATCGCGGTGGCGTCGATCGGCGGCGCCGAGGCGCAACAATCCAGCCTTCCGGCGGTCACCGTCGACGCCCCGGTGGCGCGACCGCGTCCGGCGGCGAAGCCGACGCCCGACCAGGTCCGTGCCCGCACCGCGCTGCGTCGCGCGGCGCGGCGGGCTCAGCCGGCTCAGGTGGCGCCGGTACCGTTCCCGAATGCCGGCGCGCTGTCGGCGGATCGCAACCCCTATGCCGACGCGGATGCGCCCTACAAGGTCGACCGGCTGTCGGGCACCAAGTTCACCGAGCCGCTGCTGAACACGCCGCGCACCGTGACCGTGCTGAGCAAAGAGATCCTGGAAGACAAGAACGCCACCTCGCTGCGCG
The DNA window shown above is from Rhodopseudomonas palustris HaA2 and carries:
- a CDS encoding amidohydrolase family protein; the encoded protein is MTFDLILRNAAVVDRPETALDIGIKAGRFAAIEAGLPATGAPEHDCGGRLVVPGFVETHIHLDKSCLLGRCNCEKGTLDEAIAEVVKAKRGFTEEDVYQRASQTLEKAIKNGTNQMRTHVEVDPRVGLTSFRALKQLKLDYAWAIDLQLCVFPQEGLLDDPGCDAVMLQALREGADVVGGAPYMDKDSHGQIGRIFEMAKQFGVDIDFHLDFGLDPAHLDLDEVCRMADATGWGGRVAIGHVTKLSAMPKAAFDAAAKRLADAGVAVTVLPATDLFLTGRDAEFNVPRGVTPAHWLRHHGVNCSISTNNVLNPFTPFGDCSLIRMINLYANITQVAATADLTGCLDMVTSGSAKLINRADYGIAVGHPADLVVLDCATKAQAVCEIAQPLFGLKRGLRTFDKPAAILHKPN
- a CDS encoding amidase — encoded protein: MPVDDNLNAFCTHGRGDRRTQDSGALAGLTFAVKDFFDVAGLPTGAGSPEWLATHPVPTQSSPVVDRLFAAGGTMVGKTHTDEMAWSLNGENAHYGTPINPAAPGRIPGGSSSGSAAATAGGLVDFAIGSDTGGSVRLPASYCGVYGIRTTHGRIPLDGAVPLAPSYDTVGWFSRSAALMARVGEVLLDGVRAPRRPKRVLIARDLFAALEPRVVEVLQPGLAQLAAMLGEPEPVEVAGDQRPAWRNAFRVLQSAEAWAAHGAWVNAVKPAFGPGVKERFAAAAVLDPAEVVAAKALRDTITATMRTLLQDDAVLIAPTAPGIAPLRNSTGEALETFRARSLELLCPAGHAGLPQLSLPLATLDDCPIGLSLIGGRACDEDLLALAAELEAGSTKPR